The Eurosta solidaginis isolate ZX-2024a chromosome 4, ASM4086904v1, whole genome shotgun sequence genome includes a window with the following:
- the LOC137251092 gene encoding uncharacterized protein isoform X2, giving the protein MLMEPNDFTPVTVLRSQEQQFHVPPTYHFRPITPNEQHVIARSDVHQPSIPHPTPIDSHTQAAQNYYPPFFREAPPLGHSRPYFPIPDGPAIPKYAAPHPDQVPLGPTQRSFDPAILGSGDFGVLRGGTFYPEEEMPYHTDENSDFNQYYGDANGHGRPSNEEFVAKYTYPEEQFADFRDFADINTPADSAFSQFVVVYAAKNSTNSSTHPRPKNIFEQLELLDREKEQEEKEAKKLRASKSKSKLAKTKLQKKYKKKTSAKDMDYEPLLALS; this is encoded by the coding sequence ATGTTAATGGAACCAAATGATTTTACACCAGTCACCGTGCTACGCTCACAAGAACAACAATTCCATGTGCCACCCACATACCACTTTCGTCCAATAACACCTAATGAACAACATGTCATAGCACGTTCCGATGTACATCAGCCATCCATACCGCATCCCACACCCATTGACTCACATACACAGGCGGCACAAAATTATTATCCACCATTCTTCCGCGAGGCGCCACCATTAGGACATTCGCGCCCCTACTTCCCTATACCCGATGGTCCTGCCATACCCAAATATGCAGCACCACATCCTGATCAAGTACCATTGGGACCAACACAACGTAGCTTTGATCCTGCAATTTTAGGTTCTGGTGATTTTGGTGTACTACGTGGTGGCACTTTCTATCCCGAAGAGGAAATGCCTTATCACACTGATGAAAATAGTGATTTCAATCAATATTATGGTGATGCAAATGGCCATGGGCGTCCATCGAATGAAGAATTCGTAGCAAAGTATACTTATCCGGAAGAGCAATTTGCTGATTTCCGTGATTTTGCTGATATAAATACGCCCGCAGATTCGGCTTTCTCACAATTTGTTGTTGTATATGCAGCGAAAAATTCCACAAATTCGAGTACACATCCCCGTCCGAAGAACATCTTTGAACAGTTGGAATTGCTTGATCGTGAGAAGGAGCAGGAAGAGAAGGAGGCAAAGAAGCTGCGAGCGAGCAAATCCAAATCAAAATTGGccaaaacaaaattacaaaagaaATATAAGAAGAAGACGAGTGCGAAAGATATGGATTATGAGCCATTGTTGGCTTTGAGTTAA